CGATTTTGTCGGCGAAAGAGCCCTTGGGAGATGGATTGGCACATTTGACGTTTCAGGCGCCGCGTATCGCCAAAGCCGCCCGTCCAGGACAATTCGTCATGCTTTATCCCCTCTCTGAGGCGCGCTCCTGTGATCCGCTGTTGGGAAGGCCTATGGCTATAGCCGGAGCGAGTGGAGGAGCAGTAGAGATTTGCCTTTCCTTAGCAGGAAGGGGCACAGAGATCATTCATTCCCTTCCGATCGGCGTCAGCTGCAGGATGCGCGGCCCGTTGGGCTCCGGTTTTTCGGCGCCGCAGGGCAAAATTATGCTCGTAGGTGGGGGCATAGGAGTTGCCCCCCTTGTCTTTGTTAGTGCCTTTTATGGCCCGTCGGCACCCTCGATGCGCTTCGTGATGGGTGTCCCTCACAGAGGGTGGGAATCCTTCGTCAACTGGGTGGGCAGGCGAGTCCAGGCTCTGCATGTGTGGTCAGACGACGGAAGCATCGGCGAAAAG
This genomic window from Acetomicrobium sp. S15 = DSM 107314 contains:
- a CDS encoding iron-sulfur cluster-binding protein yields the protein MQSEIEFCDEGAILSAKEPLGDGLAHLTFQAPRIAKAARPGQFVMLYPLSEARSCDPLLGRPMAIAGASGGAVEICLSLAGRGTEIIHSLPIGVSCRMRGPLGSGFSAPQGKIMLVGGGIGVAPLVFVSAFYGPSAPSMRFVMGVPHRGWESFVNWVGRRVQALHVWSDDGSIGEKGSAVDAACALYSGEEIWTCGPVAMLRSLVRRISCARIYASLERRMACGYGGCHGCVVPTANGPKRVCRDGPVFDAEEVCWDEL